CACAGAGGATTGTTACACATATGAAGATGTTTGGAGAAGACCCTATAACAGCTCTGGACAGAGTTGCTATGAATCATCCGAGTACAAGATTTAGAGATGTTATGCTTGGATATACAACTACCCTTAGATCTGGAGGAGATGTTGTTCACTATCTAGAGACAAGGACTAGAGAGGTTTTTGAGTCTAGAATGAATGAGATTAGAGCTCTCTTTGGGAGACTTGCATCATATCTAGAGGTATACACGGTCTTCGGAGTTATTATGGCTATAGCTGTCTTTATATTCTTTGCCGTCTCTGGAGCACTAACAGCAGCACAAGCAGCTAGAATGTCTCCAGAGGGTCTAGAGAGTATACCTATAGATATCACTATGCCAGCTCTATTCAACTTCCTAGTCCTTCCAATGATGGGTCTAGCAATACTCTTAGTAACCCATATGACACAGCCAAAAACACCCGTAAGATTTGCAAAGCCGTATACAACTCTAGTCACATATCTCCCCGTGTCTATAGCTGTATCCATATTGATACTTATTCTTGCTGGAGGCATAGATATATTTATGGGTAGACTTGGTCTGAAACAGGTAGAGGCAGCACTGCTCGCCTTCCTAGGAGGTATTCTAACAATATCTATACCTACATGGATAGCATATAGAAAGGAGGTAAAGGGTCACAAAGGTCTTGTAAAATCAACAGCAGATTTCCTAAGGGATCTAAGCGAGATTAGGAAGACTGGTCTAAGTCCAGAGAAATGCATTATACTTCTATCAGCCAGGAACTATAAAAATCTCACACCAGTTGTATCAAGAGCAGGTGCAGCACTATCCATAGGTCTATCTCTTGAGGAGGCTCTTAGAAAAGCTTTGAGGGGTGTGAAGGAGTGGTTCACAATAGCATCATTCAGATTTCTAACAGATTCTATCCTTGTTGGTGGAGGCTCTCCAGAGGTTATAGACACACTAGCAAGATTTACAGAGACTCTTAGTGAGCTTGAGGAGGAGACTAGGAGGAGGATGAGGTCACAGGTATTCCTACCATACTTTGGATCAGCAATGCTATCGTCTATGCCTATAATAATTCTATACATGCTTCTATCCATAGCAAACATAAAGCTTACAGCAGTTGCACCACTAATACTAATACTATCCCTCGGTGCAGCAATAAACTCATTCCTAATGGGTATAATAGCTGGAAAGGTAAGTGAATCAACAGTTGCAGCAGGATTCAAACATGCGACAATACTAACAACAGTATCAACCATGATATCCATTGCAACAATAATGGTGCTAACAAGATGAGGGGAATAAGCAAATTCCTAGTACTCATAATGCTTATAGGCATAACAATTGTTATAGCTGTTGCTGCAATAGCTCTCATACAATCATATATACAGAGCCTTTGGAAACCAGAGATGCTTAGAATAATAGAGGCAAGAATTATATATAGAGATAATAGCTACTATCTATACCTATATATGGCAAACGATGGAGATGTAAGGGCAGAGATATACAAGATAGAGATATACCAGATGGAGACAAGAGATGTCAACATAGCTATAGATCCCCACAAAGAAGCCTCAGCAACAATACCACTAGAAAAAGAATATACCCTTGGAACAACATATAGAGCAAGACTATATCTAAAAACAGGAACAATATACTTCAAAGACATAACAATAACATCATAAAGACGCCCACCAGAAGCCCACAACCACAAAACTTTTATTCTCCACACAAATGAGTAATCTAGGGGTAGATACATATGAAGCTCTCAAGAGGTATAGAACCAATAATAGCAACAATAATAATAGTAGCAGTAACACTAGTAATAGCAATAGCAGTAATAGGATGGATAATGGGCTGGTGGGGAGCACTAACAGGAGGACAAGAAATGCTTCAGGTATTTGCTGATAGCCGCCTACGTATTACATCACCAGATGGAAACCAGGCTGAGGCAGAGATTCATGTTGCTAACAAAGGTGGAGCAACAGCAACGATATATAAGGTAGAGATCGCTGGAACAGACTGTAAGGCTGAGACTGGTGATTTTGATACTAAAGATCTCTCAAAAGATACTGCTGGTAATATAGTTGTTCCTCCAGGCAAAGACGGAACATTTACAGCATCAATTACCTGTAGTTCAAGTAGTCTTACTCCTGGAGCTACATACAATGTAAAGATATATACAAAAGGCGGGAGCACTCTATCCATAAATCTTGTTGCAGAACAAGCACCATAACCAACAGGAGGATCATCATCACAGCAGCAACAACAACCATCATCAGGAGGAGGATAATAATCAACATCAAAATAGCTTTAAGTACAAGAAAATATTTTTAATCCAATTATTTTTATCTCTATAGATGCTCCATATACTCTAACAGATTCTTTCTATATATGTGGTCTAGGGATTCTAGCCCTTGTATCTCTCTAATCCCTTCTATATGAGTTATGGTTTTGCTAAACCCAT
Above is a genomic segment from Ignisphaera aggregans DSM 17230 containing:
- a CDS encoding Type II secretion system F domain (COGs: COG1955 flagella assembly protein J~InterPro IPR018076~KEGG: hbu:Hbut_1100 hypothetical protein~PFAM: Type II secretion system F domain~SPTR: A2BLT2 Conserved crenarchaeal protein~PFAM: Bacterial type II secretion system protein F domain), with the translated sequence MSQERIRRVGRRVRPPTVGEIFTALSLTLFERWGRSLAKSFEFEKLFERAGLNVHPVKYASETIALTIFSAIFSIVGFVLVFLFIPLNIIQLILGLMIAVIIPIMVFVYRLTKPYIMISNRKNSVESELPFFMAYVSTMARGGYSLEKLIERVSQLKIFSGIRLEAQRIVTHMKMFGEDPITALDRVAMNHPSTRFRDVMLGYTTTLRSGGDVVHYLETRTREVFESRMNEIRALFGRLASYLEVYTVFGVIMAIAVFIFFAVSGALTAAQAARMSPEGLESIPIDITMPALFNFLVLPMMGLAILLVTHMTQPKTPVRFAKPYTTLVTYLPVSIAVSILILILAGGIDIFMGRLGLKQVEAALLAFLGGILTISIPTWIAYRKEVKGHKGLVKSTADFLRDLSEIRKTGLSPEKCIILLSARNYKNLTPVVSRAGAALSIGLSLEEALRKALRGVKEWFTIASFRFLTDSILVGGGSPEVIDTLARFTETLSELEEETRRRMRSQVFLPYFGSAMLSSMPIIILYMLLSIANIKLTAVAPLILILSLGAAINSFLMGIIAGKVSESTVAAGFKHATILTTVSTMISIATIMVLTR
- a CDS encoding conserved hypothetical protein (InterPro IPR013373~KEGG: hbu:Hbut_0329 hypothetical protein~SPTR: A2BJP0 Putative uncharacterized protein~TIGRFAM: archaeal flagellin N-terminal-like domain), producing MKLSRGIEPIIATIIIVAVTLVIAIAVIGWIMGWWGALTGGQEMLQVFADSRLRITSPDGNQAEAEIHVANKGGATATIYKVEIAGTDCKAETGDFDTKDLSKDTAGNIVVPPGKDGTFTASITCSSSSLTPGATYNVKIYTKGGSTLSINLVAEQAP
- a CDS encoding hypothetical protein (KEGG: sai:Saci_1496 hypothetical protein), producing the protein MRGISKFLVLIMLIGITIVIAVAAIALIQSYIQSLWKPEMLRIIEARIIYRDNSYYLYLYMANDGDVRAEIYKIEIYQMETRDVNIAIDPHKEASATIPLEKEYTLGTTYRARLYLKTGTIYFKDITITS